The following is a genomic window from Xiphophorus couchianus chromosome 5, X_couchianus-1.0, whole genome shotgun sequence.
tgagattaatcattttttctaatttttcagaaaaaaacttgaaaatttctgagtcaaaacttttcaacttttgaaactcagaaatgtccttgttgtTTCAAGAAAAATTCTGagcttaatctcaaaatgtctatcaaatgttttacttttcaaatgtagaaattttacaatttttctgGAAAGTTTCTgagaaatttactcctcctaTATTTTCTACCTACATCAACTCTAATACGCCGTTGTACAAACTAAGCTCTTGGTGAATAAATACtgcatgttaaaatataatttgtgtAAATTGACTCTTCTGAAATGTATTGCTAAGGCCAAGAACTATAATAAAACTTAATGTGTAATCAGACACAACAGGTTCTGCAGACCGTTTGTGTTTTCAAACTTGCAAACTCACAGCGTGTTGCTTGTGTGGGCGTGAGACATTATTAGCATCAGATGTTTTGCAGAAATGCCTTTTTCCCCACTGAGCGCTCCGGCATTGTCACTGTGCCTTTCTGTTTCAGGGAGCTGTTGCTATAGAAACAGGAATCCTAATTTGGCTGACTTgactgttgcaaaaaaaaaaaaaaaaaaaaagctgcttgtattttactgggacTCTGAGCTAAAAATAATGCAATGCTGCAATAGTGCAAACACACCTTCTGAAATAATCCCTGCTGAAGTtcatattcaaacatttttatcattttaactCAGAGTTTATAAAGAGTTATAGCAACATATTTAACTATTATGACGCcgcatttttatgatttttttccaggGTATTACACCTGTGTTGAGGTGATTTTTACGCTGCGTCGACAGGTTGGTTTCTACATGATGGGAGTTTACGCTCCGACTTTGCTGCTTGTTGTTTTGTCCTGGTTGTCATTCTGGATCAACCCAGACGCTTCAGCTGCACGGGTACCACTTGGTGAGCACAAGCACACATATACACTATGTTGGTTTTGGCTTCATTCACCCATTTTCAGACCTGTAATACTTATTGATGTTAAATTTATCTTCCAACTCACAAGTCGTATGaagttgaaataaacaaatcgtaaatcacaaaatcattttgtcaGAACAAAGCAGAATTCACACCAATCAGGTATAACATTATGATGGATGTAATGAGTTCCACTGATAACCACATATCATCTGTTAGTGGACGGCACAAATTAAAGGAGAtatgttatgcaaaattcacattttgcacatttttatacttgtACTTGGATTTCTAATGGTTCTAAAAATagcccaagtgcttaaaaaaacactccCAACAAGTTTTGGCagtaagttcatgttttttggtgtctggaaaatgggccatttcaaaaacctccggaATGTAACgacacaaatcagcaggcactgtccgttacctagcaacccccaAGGAGCTCAGCTCGTTACCTAGTAACCCCCAGCAATCCCCAGAGGGactcatttgaatttaaagtgacaagacgccctaaaacagctcattctcaAAGGACATCCAaactgaacagattaaaatctcattatctaaaaatGAATTAGTGCAAAAAAttttatgaatgtgttttgTATAACCCATACACCtttcctaacctgttcaaggaagcataataggtcacattaaaactgaaaaataaatcaatcacatttttgtcctcagtatttatgtttttgacattCTTTACAATCTTCCCAGggaatatttcagttttattactAATAAAACCTTCTGGCCTCTGATATAATGGCCATGTCCAGTCGTAAAGATGTAGCTTGAGGTGCTTGTCTAGACCTGCTGTCGTCTAACAGTCGTGTGGAGTGGAGAGTAGGTTGTTTCGGCTGCTCGCTGTCCTGGTTAGCTGGTTCCTATGGATAGCAGTGGGGTTTGCTTGCTGTGAAGGAGACAAGGACTACATTGTCACTGGTAGCTGATGATGTCTTCATCACTTTAATGgctttagcaaaaaaaaatagctaGGATTATAAATTAATGGTATCCCAACAGCCAAACAATCTAACTCAATGCTTATGGCATATATCtaacaacattatttttatatctttatttttataaattaatcatCCTTAGCCATGGACGCTTTAATCATGAAAGCTAAGACAGGAACTTATTACACAGTTGAAAATGAGTCATTTGTCAAAGTCTTTGTAAGTCTGATGTATCACGTTTACACATGAGAGtgctaaaaatactttttctccttttgtgcGTTCCTTTGAATAATTGTTGTAGAGCAAGGGTTACAGAAAAGATAGCTCTGATCTGACAAAATATATGTTTCTGTTACCATCTGCTTATTTCCAGGTATTTTATCAGTTCTCTCTCTGTCCAGTGAGAGCATGTCCTTGGCTTCAGAGCTACCAAAAGTCTCTTACGTAAAGGCCATTGATATATGGCTGATCGCCTGCCTGCTCTTTGGGTTTTTCTCCCTGGTGGAATATGCTGTGGTGCAGGTCGGTtctaagacacacacacacacatgcatacacaaaGAAACTCTGAGGAAGAAAGAAacttcaataaattaataaatctatatattcAAATGTAAGTTGAACAACCCTGAATGGATTTCAAGgtataaaaaattacaaataatgaATAAAGTCAGCACAGCAGACTTGTGCAGGATACTGTCTTAAAGTGATCCACAACTAGTTGAACATGTTAGCCTACATATGTTTGTAGAACAAAGAACAACATATAGTCTTATTTACGTATGAATATAAACTCATACTTATGTCAAAAATTGTATGTCTTTATTATATGTGGCCATTCTTTCACCTGTGCAGGTAAGTTTTAGTGAAGTCgagcctaaaaataaaaaacaaaatgaaaaacattgtaGAAGCTGATGAGAACAACCTTAAAAGTTTGGATGAAGCAAACTGCCTCAAAGTTTCACATGTCATTATATACCAGATATCAACGCTAGCTAGCGCTAGTaccattagcaggagctaacatgaaataaaaacaaatcgcaagaaaatgaatggatatttaaagtgacaatgAAGCATTTTTACGTCATTGTGACACATTATATTTGAGAAAATGAATTAAGTTAGAAACTGGAGCTCTTAGCAGTATTGCTACACCCATTTccaagcagcagctgctcaaaCACCTGATTTTTGGCTGAATCTGTCCTCTTCATCCATTTGGTTCTCcttattttcatttcctcttgtcatttctgcATTACCTTCAATTTCAATGTGATCCAGCTCAAAGTGAAAGGGATAAATGTTACTTATTGTGTAAAAATCACTACTTTTCATAGCTAGCACTGTAGCACGTAGCATTTGACATCTACCCAGGATGCATTTAAGCCGACCTCCGtgtaacaatattttatttaaatgcataaaaaactaATCACCCTACAGTATTttcattgtattatttttacatttgaaataaatgtttcttgaTACAGCTGGTCATGGATCCCTTTAAAGTTCACATTGTCTGCTCCAATCCACAGGCTCTGCACTCTTCTAACCacacttctttctttctatgtAGGTTTTTCTGAACAGTCCCAAACTGATTGAAGAGGAGAAAGCAAAAATGGCCACAAAGGAAAAAGCTTtgaaagaaaaggaagcaaagaagccttcaaataaatcaaacaacaCAGTCAATGGGACAGGTGGAACGCCCATTCATGTCAACACTTTACAGGTGAAGGCAACCTGCAGAGAAACTGAAATTATATACAGAAAATCTACTGCGCAACATAATCAAATTGCTTTTACCTTAAACAGAAATACAGCAATTATTTGttatgcagctaaaaaatacaattttgaaaattattttaatataattccTGACATggatttattatttgaaatcGTATACAGAAAACGCCTAATAAATTTAGTCACAGTTTTCACATGTTGTAATACTTTTTTGACAGTGATGCAATGTGGTGATGCTGCAAGAAAGTTTAAAAGCGAAACAAATCAAGTTTTAAAACGAGGCATtttcattggattttattttatataatggAATATGTAGAAAAAAGTAACCAAGTAGTTAAgtaagcactttgtattgccttgttgctgaaaatgtgctatataaataaaattaccgtCACCTTTTACCTTTAGTAAAGTAACTGGATTActcttaatatttaaaaattacattgtcagatggaccaaaatataaagaaaagtgtaaattgttttatttaaaggtccaaaatgacaataattcatataaacagcaaaaaataacaaaagcagatttaaaaaaatgtttccaaatcagtttctttcaataaaaaacttataaaactttaacaaaaactgcaggtgtgtgtctgtgtctggtgaatttttgttttttcattcaatcCAGAacttttactcaagagtagaaatactttataataaaattacttcagtaaaagttctttttttttttttcataaaatgtaactcaagtaaatgtaattgagtaaatgtaactagttactacccagctCTGCTCagtcatttgttctttttgcaaCAGGTGGTTGAAAATCGCTGCAAGAAAGTTTGCACCTCCAAGTCAGACCTTCGCTCTAATGACTTTAGCATTGTGGGGTCTTTACCTCGAGACTTTGAACTTTCCAACTTCGACTGTTATGGTAAACCTGTTGAGGTCACAGGAGCTCTCAAGTCTCAGAACAAAACCAACAAGAAACCCCCACCACCAAAACCTGTCATACCTGCTGCTGCTAAGCGCGTCGACCTCTATGCAAGAGCTCTCTTCCCCTTCTCTTTCCTCTTCTTCAATGTGGTTTATTGGTCAACCTATCTGTGAACGATAGatcaaaataaattagcttgTATCATAATAGAAAGTAACTGTACCGAGGCTCATAAATGACATTGCAAATTAATATCCTGAATTTGTCCTGGTATTTCATATTACAGGTGATGATGTTATATTTCATACCTCCATGTAAAAACTGTAAAGACCGCTTTTTCCTCCTTACTGTAAATGAGCGCAACCTGAAACTTTAAAGCTGTTTCTTTTGCCCTGCTTCCGCCTGCAGATGGAAAAATGTTGCATGTGCGTTTCTGTGTTCAACAGCATTATGTTTTGTGTTACTTAAACTATGCTGCAGTCAGACCAGTTAGACTATGTTACTGTAGTTCTTTACAGAAATGCATACAAGTCTCAGCTGGCCAATACTGTCAAATACATGCTTACATAATAAATACATTCCAAAAATATAGATGTGACTCTGTTTCTTGATacatattcttattttaaagattcaaCTTGAGATTATAttggatttttatatttattatatatgcGATGGTGGCTGGGTAACACTACTCCCTAGTGTCAGCAAGTGTAGTAACAAacgctgaataaaaaaaacacaaaaaaaaaatttctcactgtttgaagttaaaaacaaaccataatagttttgttttaggtCGGTTAGagttaccaaaattatttttttattggctaAGTTCCACAATAATGACAGAAGGGATGTCatttatgatatttatttactgataaatcaatcaatcaaaaaatAAGCCGAGATCAGGAACATCAGGCAAATGCGACGTAATTCTGACCTTTTCACCTCTCAAAAAATTCAGTCTGTGCCACTTCCACATAAAATTGGATAGTTGTCCAAATGTTTCCAAAGTATTGGAGGTCTGAATGGTCATTTCTGTCTCtatgctgtttttatgttacTGATGTGAGACatgcgtcataattctgcaccagaagaagtcAGAGGCTGTAAATCTGCATGTAAACGATGCCTGGAAATTATGATCACAAACTTTAGAAACAATCACAATCACACCACTCCAATTTATATAAATCTCTCTggctttcattgtttttttgtttttttttactggatcCATCTATGACCTTGTCAGCTGTCCTAGGTTTTTCCCCTGtaggttttctcttttttcattaaagaaCGTTGAAATTTCACAGTCGTTCTCTGCACTGGGTCCTTCAACAGATCAATGATGCTTTTAATGTTGCAAATGTCATGTGACTGATGGGTTTTGATTCTAAAACCCAAAGCCATTACAGATCCAtgatacaaaacattaaaaacatcacattccactggcagaaaaatgtctaaatcCTGCTAAATTTTAGTGTGAAATAATAGTTTCATCCCAGCTTTGTAGAACTATCGTGGTTTTCATCACAGTTCTTGTGTTGACAAAATATAGCAGGCAGGAACTGAGTCTCCGACTCACAGCTGTGAACCATTTagagcaggggtccccaaactttctcctgtgagggccacataacttgtcccttctctgatggggggccggggtcagtttgtaacagaaaaagtgtgacgattgtaagagtgctaaacataaaaatgtattgtttttcagaaagcacaatcaaataaccttttgtcaggtctaaatacctattagagacaattttacacaaacacagggaagacaagagagttagattctttgtttctcgcgaggagaacggacagagatgtgctttcagttacaaatctcctaccgctctaaaaaacacatctcccgctcctctgttttattgattttaggaaccctatcacagagagcactgcaactctgaaagggtggggtcaaagcattttagttgcagtgctaaataacaatcactaactaaacacatgttatctacaatctaaatccttcctgctccagacacggcgtcgaatgggacacgttgtatagcttcaaagcaacggctttgtatcacaaagaacaaagcagagtttcctccagggttgtaaaactcagcttggaACAACTAACACTTCCATTAAACAGGGAGTCCTGCtgagaatatctgtcacctccctcttccaaggagggattaggaagaaatcagaattaatgaacacacagaaacattatctaaatgtaactacaaggctacataatacaacaaatatttgataatactaaaaatacaatttatccaacaccttttctggattcttcagagaacaaaagtcaggaaataacactatttatgaaataaataataaccaaataacactgggttctccacataaaaaaaagggttagggtcaattatatgcatgtataaaatagttactaactaatagttaataataaataaagttcattactaaggaacattttattgcaaaagtccaacttatcaaataaaaatgcacatatatgaaaatactctggtattgttcagggggccggaccaaatgtggaggcgggccgcatctggcccgcgggccgtagtttggggaccactgatttAGAGCTTCTGGGTTGTATTTTTCATGCATGAGAAAATGAACAGCTGAAGCACTTTCTcatcctgttgtttttgttggttagtttgtagtgtgttttaaatgtgtccaTTCATTCTGCCTTACCTGTTAGATCCTATCTTAAGCAGTCAATGgacaaaaacaagcttttagCTGGTGCTTTTTATAAAgccaacatgtttttaattaaaaatatttaatattctaaaCTCAAGTggtgtgttttcattagctgcatGCAGAAAATCTTcctaattaacagaaataaaagcttggaAACATAAATCTGGGTGTAGTTAATCtgcataatgtgtttcacttagtgaaatAGTTGCTGATTTAAATGAACGTTTCAGTTATATTCTAATTAATTAATGGGTTTGTGTAAGAACAGAGGCGGAGGGAATGTATTAAGTACTTggtgtcaaacaaaacaaataaaggacAGAAGTAAAGGAGGGGGCGGATAGAGACAAAGTGACAGAGTGATTTGTAAAGAATAGTTGAAACCATGAAAGAGGTTGACAGGATCGTCGTGAGATCTGCTATGATGGATGATTTGGGTATATTTGCTCTACCAAAAAGAGTAAGAAAGTCTGAGATGCTTTGGAcaagagcagaggaggaacgATGGACAGAGGATGTTAAAAATGGAGCTGCCagtgagaagaaaaagaggacGACCACAGAAAAGGTTAGTGGATGATTTATAGGTTTGTGTGACAGAGAAGGATGTGGGGACAGGGTGAGGGGGAGGCAGATGATTGGGTTGTTGCTCAGCGACGATTGACATGGCAACCCATAAAGGTAGCTGCTGTGAGGAGAAGTGAAAGATTGCCACAAACAGTCATTTCAAACTGCTGCAAAattgtaaaacacaaagttcTCCCATTTCAAACCAGGGAGTGTGGCGTAGAGATCTGGGTGGGATGGAAACATTTTCCCTCAAAATtgacattttgcatgtttctgtaGTTCCGTCTGGAGCTCAAATGCTTCTAAAAATCCCAACCACAACATCCAaccattttttttagaataactTAATTGCTTATgctgtctggaaaatgagccatttcaaaaaccagCACTGctcctcacctagcaaccccaacaaaCCCCACCATGTTACCTAACAATCCCAGTGGAACtccacccgttacctagcaacccaagctcaGTTCCAGCATGTTTAGTCAGCGGTTTTCACAATGGCTGTATAGAAAGACAAGTGTTTGGTTTTTAACTATCCacttctgctgcttctgctttttaaatatgtatggTAATAtaattatgtatatttttgttatcaatttcatgtgtgagtgtaaacattgatttgggggcgtggccatcagcagcttgtttggatttaaagtgacagaggccctaaaacgTCTCATTCTAACAGAAGCCAAACCAATTAGCCCATAAACCCAACAGCTCTCCGGTTAAGGAGCAGGATGCTCCTTAATCCTGCAAAGTTAAATTTGCCAAAATTTAACTGTACATGTATTCTTCAACATTGTTTTTCACTTAGAGCAGAAACTTTCTGAATACAGATTGAGAAGAAACCTGGCTCAGAATTGAACTTTCTGAGCCCAATAACAAGACAACCAAGTGAAAACATCACTTGGTTGTCTGATTTACTCacgtttattaaaaaaaaacataggaGATAGAAAACTGATTCAAgtcttgtgttgttttattattaaataatttaaaggtGATTCATCACCTGCGCGCAGGTGGAATTGATCGATtatctaaaaataatatttgaaaacatCTTACCACATGGAGGACTCCAGGATTTCCAGCACATAGCGTCCCCTACCTGACGGCGTTACCTCATCTGGTCGCTGCCGTACCTTCAGCTGTCGGCTGCTCTCGGTTTGCTCTCGTGCTTCATCGACGATTCAAGGCGCGTGCCTGCAAGTGAAGCGGCAGCAGCGGCACGCGCATCCTCCCCGGATCCAGATCAGAGAGCATCTGCAGTGGCCGAGCCGTGTCTCAGCAGCCCCGGACCCGCACCATGAGCCCGCGTCGCGCCTGATGGTGATGCGTTGGTGAACCGCTCAGCAGATCGACGTGGCATCGCGTGCAGGAGCCCGGACGCCACCATGAAGCTGCTCCTTGTGATGACTTTCTTATTCCGCCAGGCATTTTCCGGTTCTCCGAGCGTCCAGATCGGTAGGGTGTTTTTTGGGTTTCTGGCGTGAAGCCATCgttttggttcttttttgcGTTTTCTGTTCCGCCGTGCATGTTAATTAGCTTCCTCCTCTGCATGCTGCCGTCTCATTCCCATTCATCGCGCCCCCACTGTGGGCCTCTCTCCTCCCTGTCCTGATGCTGCGGTGGGAAAGGAGGCCTCCTGACAGCCCCTCGGTCGACGCAGTCTCCGGTCTGTtaacatggttttttttttagtaaatatcGCAGCAACAACAACCTACAGGCGATAAGGCCGCCTGCAGATATTTGTAGTTAAAGGCATTCCAGATTATTTAAACTGAGTTTTATGTAGCTGCAGAGCAACGTTATGATAGACTACAGAGGATACctcactatatatatatatatactgtatatatatacagtatatatacagtatatatatatatatatatatatatatatatatgtatatatatatatatatatatatatataagattgTATTGTGCTCAATAAtagattatttatttctgattatCTTAATTCATCTTGCATgcattaaaaaactattttctaagAATGGCCCTCAATTGCAGCagcataaaacacaacaaatccaAAATACGAGATATATCACATAACACATGACCAAAAGACTTAACTGAATtacattttgtgacttttttagacttattttatttaatctgttattttttttccattaggTATTTTCTCCTTATTTGTCTgttgtttccatttgttttcttttggaaactgtttttaaattgagCATTCAGCTTCTTCACCTCCATGCTTTGAACTAATTATATTTAATCCTAAGTTAACGGCTTCTTTTTACTGACAGAATGTATATGAAGACAAAAATGTTGTTGGTGATTTTGTCGAAATcttacattaaataaatcttaataaggttaaatgctttgtttattttgactgtTGCGTTTAGAATCAGATGGGAAGCAGTTCACTGAACAATCTAAAGATCAGGAATTCAAAAGCCTTAAAGATACTTTTGCACATTTCATTACCTTGCTGGGTTGTTTAAATGAAAGTGAGAGAAACTGACTTTCTTTCTTTACTCATTTAAATACTTTCAAAAACTTTGGATTTTTATCAAGCTTCCATTGCTTTGttgcttaatgttttattaaggtTTATATCTTTGTGCAACAATTTAATAttctttgggtttttgtttgatACAAATATTGTGACCGTTCTGTTAAAATTGATCTCTATCTGTCTGAGtccagtttctgttttcttcttgcaTTTAATTCATTCAACACCTTCCCTctcatgttttcattctgtGATGCTATGCTCAGCACATTGCAGCTGTTTTTACTTAACAGGATTTAGTTGAAATCTGGTTTCTGTCACCTCTTTTCACACCTGCCTCATTCATCAGTTCAGCTTTTTTTAAGCTTAGCTCTGATTGTCAGTCATTTGCCGTTGGATCTATAAATTGTCTGAATTTTGGCACGTATGGAAACATTCACTCACTGATGTATTCATTGGGTACGCCTGTTAGCAGCTAACACAAATAGCTGCCAAAAGGTCATATGGAGCATGCCAATGCATTTAGGCATCCAGGCGTTGTGAAGACGACTTGCTCACAAGAGGGAAGAAAGTGGATTTAGGTGatttttaaagtcacatttatatttaaatgcaatAGTTTACTTAAGTCTTGTTGCTAACAACATTCATCCCTTTGTAAGAAAAGCGTACCCTTCTGATTGCTATTTAGGTTAATTCCCCGATTCATAAGGTTTTGAACATGACGATGAGTTCAATGGACCCCAGTCACAAATCTCAGTCTcaaggtgttttcacacctgatagtctggtagaatTGGTTTgactggggaccaaaattgcaacatttgttaaattttcagctaGTGTGGGTTGgtttcacactgcattgtgcCAAACAAAActaaccctttgaaaaaccagtTCTCCTCCGTGCCTGCGGAGGCGCTGCAGAAAGAAtgactgaaggaaacaacacaaaaacctctaaacAAGATAtgagcatcttttttttccaaaatggagtagcatcatATTTTAGGAGTtgtaagatttttcttttgtctttggtaaaagaccacaagctaTTTCACTCGCTATCACTGGactcatgcatttgttttggttgtatttacccagaatgccatgctctataatccacttcctgcttttggagcggtcttcggtccgcttggcgttcacatatgcattcgaactgcaccagagttcacttcaaccaaaccgagatCGAGGTTtctaggagattttttttttttaatctgcgtCAGCATTTAATtaacctccccaaacaaaccagatgttctaggaaatgaaggaaagtTTGATTAAATCCAAGATTCAAATTCTGGATGTACAGCCAACAAGTCATCTATAGAAATGTTTATGTTACATATATATGACACAAATAATTAATCACTTGTGGAGGCTCCCCAGTAGTTTATGATTCAGTGACAGGTAACTGGTAATTTGGTAACTCAAAGCTGGACTGGAAGCAATCACCACTATGACAAAGCTCCAAACTGTGGAGATGGACACACACTTCCAAATTGCACCAAAGGTCAAAGTTGATGATTGGTGGGAGCAGATATAGGTTTCAGGCTACCTTTTAGACTTTCAATGAAAAATCCTGGTGTCACTTTTAATGATGAGTAGAAAGACCAACTGAGCTGATCATGAACAACAACTGTTTGATCAACTCTGCATGATCAgctttaaaacacataaatatgtttggATTGTACTCTTCATGACCACACATAACTGGGTGTGCAGCAGCATCGGCGCGGCGCACTGCACCCAGATTAAAGTCACTTTAACTTGGCTCAGCTGAAAGGATGACACGCTTAGCTGCTTTTTCTACATCCGTGCATATTGTCATGAAGCTGATGAGCTGAGGATGTTTCCTCCTCCACAGCAGGACGAAAACTGAGAGTGGAGGCCTTGAAAAGTCAGGCAcattttgagaaacactggAGGTTTATGCAAGTTAGAAACATCCTGGaactaagttgtttttttttttttactttttaaaaagtaataatttttgGATTATGATGAATCATTTGAAACCTTTTTCTCCCATAATGTGACATAAATCATAGGAATTCAAAATCAAACAGATCTGTTAaggcacatgtgtcaaactcaaggcccgggggcc
Proteins encoded in this region:
- the LOC114144401 gene encoding glycine receptor subunit beta-like, translated to MAPVFRSMILLLLLSCWQTAGAKEGKSTKKGKKGKQVVCPSQLSQEDLAQVPANSTSNILNRLMVSYDPRIRPNFQGIPVESRVNIFINSFGSIQETTMDYRVNIFLRQRWNDPRLRLPTDFKSEALTVDPKMFQCLWKPDLFFANEKNANFHDVTQDNILLFIFRNGDVLISMRLSVTLSCPLDLTLFPMDTQFCKMQLESFGYTTSDLVFMWQSDPVQMDEIALPQFDIKQEDIKYGNCTKYYQGTGYYTCVEVIFTLRRQVGFYMMGVYAPTLLLVVLSWLSFWINPDASAARVPLGILSVLSLSSESMSLASELPKVSYVKAIDIWLIACLLFGFFSLVEYAVVQVFLNSPKLIEEEKAKMATKEKALKEKEAKKPSNKSNNTVNGTGGTPIHVNTLQVVENRCKKVCTSKSDLRSNDFSIVGSLPRDFELSNFDCYGKPVEVTGALKSQNKTNKKPPPPKPVIPAAAKRVDLYARALFPFSFLFFNVVYWSTYL